Below is a genomic region from Primulina eburnea isolate SZY01 chromosome 9, ASM2296580v1, whole genome shotgun sequence.
ACTTTACTTCTATATGGTACTTCCTATTGGTGGTTTTTTAAAATTCGTGGATTATAATTTGTAATGATGTGAGCTCTGCTAAATTACTGTGTGTAGGTAATTCTAGTTAGATTTATCTGTGGTGATATCTGTGACTTGTAATACGATGTGGTTAATCTACACATGCATCCGGATTCTCTACTTTGGAATTTCTATTGATATAAGTATTCAAATATTGTGATATTGTTCAGTTGGTTGTTTGAGTTCTATTTTGTTCATCTCTGTAGATTCAACCTCCAAATAATACGCAGCCACCAATTCAACCTGTAACAGCAGCCCAGACACCTGCATCAGCTATTATATCGTGGGTTTATTCAATTGCTTTATATTTATCTACGTATTCGTGACTTAAAGTAAATTACACCTAACTCAGCTTAAGGTTTGTTCATACTCGAAAAGCTTCCACATTCATCTCCCTGATGTTTCAAAAATTTCGTGGTGAAGTTTATAGTGATTATTATACCATTTGTTActtgcatgaaaaataattgttttttctcaaataataataataataataatgaaatgGCATTTGTATGGCCTTGCTATGTTGTagtttcatttttttctttactttttttttaattttacctTTCTTCTAATCTTCTTACCTATGTCTTACCCCAACCATTTCCGATTCTCAACGCCAGTTCAGCTTCAGCTTCCGGTTGCAGTAGTTCCTGGTGGGGTAGGGGATGGGGATGATTTCAGggaagaagaaataaaattttgctatgAATTGTAATATTTAGGATACGTCTTTCATCTATCATCTGTCATTTTTTAGATGACTGAAGAATGAATTACTGAAAACGCTCTTGTAAATACCATGAAATTTATGGAGTTGAATGTGATCATGATTCCTTAGAGGAACCTTTTGTAAATTGGATGTATCTTGGAGGTGGATGCTTTTCGTTTTgttcttttttattattatttactttttttacaattttaatttCTTGCATTTTCAGTCCACAAGCTGTTTCAGCTCCCGCTCCACTTGCACCTGCTCCTGCTCCGCCTACACCTGCACCTGCACCTGCACCTGCACCTGCACCTGCACCGCCTACACCTGCACCTGCACCCGCTCCCGCTCCCGCTCCCGCTCCCGCTCCTCCTGCATCGTGAGTTCACATTATCAGTTCATTTCCTGCCAATATGAAACTATTTGTGGACTGTTGATTGCATAGTTTAAACAGTTCTGTGACAGATGGTTATGGTCAAGCAGCATCAAATATTGTTGCTGGAAGTAACCTGGAGACCACTGTGCAACATATTCTTGAAATGGGCTGTGGAAGTTGGGATCGAGATACAGTTGTTCGTGCTCTACGAGCTGCATATAATAATCCTGAGAGAGCCATTGATTACCTCTATTCTGTGAGTTTCATTTCACTCTTGGATGCCTTCACATGACATCAACTATTCGTTGTCAGCACTAAAGCAGTTGCACTTTCTTTTGTCGGAGAATAAATAATGACCGAAAACATTGGAGAGGATATCAAAAGTCGTGAGGTTTTTgtttcaggaaaaaaaaaattgtgcggTTTACAGATATACATGACATTTCTCTCTCAACAATCGGTCAGCACATCTAAATCTGGAGATGATTTTGTATTCAGGGTATTCCCGAGCAAGCTGATGTCCGTCCTGTAGCTCAAACTCCTGCAAGCGGGCAGACTGTGAACCcttcaacgcaggctacacgaTCTGCAGCTGTACCCTCTGGTGGACCCAATTCTAATCCTTTAGACCTCTTTCCACAGGTAAGAATTGGTATGAAATATAAATCCATCTCTTGTGAAATAAATGAACAAAATAGTTCATATAAAGAAGGCAAGTAAATTGGTCTTATTATGTGAACAAGGGTCTTCCGAGTTTGGGCTCCAATGCAGGTGGAGGCACCTTAGATTTTCTCCGCGGTAGTCAACAGGTACAGGAAATACTTCTCTACACTCATCTTCtatcaaaattataataatttcaaTTTCTCGTTTGCTTCTTTTATGTTTAACTCTCAGTTCCAAACATTGCGAGCAATGGTGCGAGCCAATCCTCAAATCTTGGAGGTATCCCGCATTCAGAAAGCAATTCAACCAAGCTTTACCTTGGAATATGGACTTTTTTCGTTTTAACCATGTGCCATGTCTCCTGAATCTGTAGCCTATGCTTCAAGAATTGGGAAAGCAAAATCCCAATCTGGTGAGATTGATTCAAGAGCATCAGGCAGATTTCTCGCGCCTAATCAATGAacctgctgctgaggaggatgGGTAAGAGATCTGCTACTGGAAATGATTTTAATTGGCATCATCTTCTGTTTTTTCATTTTAGTTGTCTTTTGGAATCGCCTAACCCTTGAGGATGTAATGATGTCTTTAGGAACATATTAGAGCAACTCGGTGAAGCAATGCCACAAGCTGTAACTGTCACCCTGGAAGAACGTGAAGCAATTGAACGTGTGAGGTTTTCGATTTTTACCATTGCTATTTTCATAGAAAACAGCCTACTTAAAAATGACCCGAAATTCTTTCGGTTCTCTCGATGTATCATAGATTCAATCTATTTCATTGGGTCATGTATCCACACACTAATTCCTTTCAACAATTATTACCTGTAATGGAACTGCAGCTCGAAGCGATGGGTTTTGATCGAGATTTGGTGCTCGAAGTATACTTCGCGTGCAACAAGAACGAGGAACTGGCTGCTAACTACCTACTAGATCACGTCCACGAGTTCGAGGACTGAGATCAAATCAATGTGTTCATTCTCTGCTTCCCAGTTTCTTTTCCCCACAACGTACTTTTCTTTTGTTTATATTCCTGTATATCTGGACCATGTTTCACGTTGTGTTTTATCGGACGCATTCATTTTGGTAAACAAGGTAAAATTCAActctcttttctttttctttatatTCTTTTTCTTGTCGCtgagactattttaatcttcatatatatatatatatatatatatatatatatatatatatatatatatatatatatatatatattgattacaACACACGCGGGGAGGGGAGATCAAACCCAGGGAAGGGAGCCAGCTAATCTGACTGGATGAGATCACTGGACTACAAGCCCGGTCTCAATCtccatatatttttaatatggtGTAATAGCATATATAGTAGATATTTTAATGCATGGAAGCATAAGAATTCGAAATGTttcgaaatattttatttttaaatattttaattttgagtttaagtttcttttataaaattcaaaatcatcCTTTTGGATGCACTTgtatgaaattcttgaaataaACAACTAAAAAGcttaatgaaataaaatttttttagggtgtttgattaaatttatttaaaataattatgatgttttattttaaacataAGTTGATAAATTGTTTAGAAGAATTTATTTTAAActatttgaaatattattttgtttagtattattatattttttttattgtcaaaATTACTAAAAAAAACTCTAATACTAATGTAAGTATATAAATAGTTATGTATATGGAAAAAGTTATACTTTTAATATGTTGAAAAATAAGCATATTTTATATtatcatgggcccttgataaataaattttgagaaagaTAAAACATCCTTTGTAagaggtgtgataattttaatgtaatgataaaatacattacaaatgacttaattactcccaatttaaatatatttaatttatgttaaatatttattacatacatacatatatatacatgtgtgtgtgtatatatttgtgtgtgtatatatatgtatagatttgtatatatgtgtgtgtatatactatacatatacacacacacacatgtatatatatgcgTGTATATATACatgcgtgtgtatatatatacacgtgtatatatttatatacgtgtgtgtatatatatattgtatatatataatatgaattTAAGATATACAATTACAAGATCTTGATAACaatgaaatataagtttttgtaATAGGGTTAATTTTATCATTATaattcaatatataaatttaataactcttgttaaaatcataccaaacattcaaCGTATTatcttattattatatttatcttgatttatccttatattatatatcccTTACTTATCATATTTTATGTACCAAATTATACCTTATAGTACTATCTACATATCATTCATCCATTTACTCGAAATATGAGACGGTAATAATTTTTTGTGCTAACGTAAATAATTTGATTCTTTTTTTGTCCAGAATTATGGTTTTCGACATTATAACTGGTACATTGTAGCTGGATGGATCCTTCGATATACATAAgtgtttttaataataataataatatagacGTCATCGATGTTGAAATTAGGATTGCGCAAGAACTTAACCTCCATATTAACCAAATAATATAGGATTTTTTTACGGGTAGTGTAAATAGTCACGCAACCAACGAAGACTTTAGTTATGTTGGCACATTTGTAACATACATCAAacgggtgtgtttggttgagtgaattaaataatgatagattaataatcaaatatttatcgttaaaattttaagttgttttaataatcattttgaaccggtttaagatccaattttatggataactatttgattaataaaattggatcttaaactgggtcaaataattattaaaacatcttaaaattttaacgataaatatttgactattaatctatgcTTATTTAATTCACTCAACCAAACACCCATAGTGTATTAACGTTAAGCAATATTAGACGGTCAACAAATATCACGACACATTTGTTATTTTTTTGCTATTTCCTCCCTCACTTTATTGCGTGAAAACaagaagaatttttttttttttggtttgtgAATCTTATAATTATGAATCTTGAACATAGATAACGATATTACAAATTTacactaaaaataaataaataataataataataataataatgacgCACATCATCTGTATAAAATGTCGAAAAAGGGCTTTGACTGGTAAATGCCAGCATGTTCCCATCGTTGGCCTGTCTggattatttcatcctacccctacaggcactgcctgcaagggtacatccaagggccagaatttttttctggcccaattttatttttttttaatttttttttcccgtGGAATCTCAACCACTCATATGGGGTGTGGGCACTGCCCACACACCTATAATCGAACTAACCGGCCTGTCCGCAAATAGCAAACTCCGTCGGCCCATCACGTGTCGTCTTCTAATTGGCAGGCCGTTCCCTTCCCTTCTTTCCACGCCGGTTATTTAAAAATCCTTATTCACGGGTCGTTTTTCCTACTCGCCATTGCCATTTCAAGGGGACGCAATTTTGTCGAAGCCAAGATCCAAGAGGTATGCGCCTCgttttatgttttatatattATGCATCTATTATTTGATTTGTGAGGTCCAGACCTTTTTGGTGTTGGGTTTCTCTTTTTCGGATCTGAGGATTTGAACTTTCTTTCCTCGATCTGTTTTATGCTGATTGTGTTTGTGTTGTTATAGTAGAGCTTAAAGGAAtaatttttaaggaatattgTGAAATTTGGTGGTGATTCGGATTTGTTTCATTTTCTAAGAATAATATCATTTTGTTTTGTTGGGTAATAATCTGGAAAAGGGTCGCCGGAGTCGGATGAGATAGTCGAATTCAGGTTTAAGGCTTTTCTAAGAAATGAAAAGCGTATCCATAACGATGCACGGTAAACATGTGTACAACAAATCTGTCTCCACTTCACCCTGAGTTTTATAGTCATGCACCCACATTCCTCATGACCCACTAGAGCTGTCGGACGGCCCGCCAAAAACTTGTCATCTGGCGGGACGGGGCGGCCTGGGAAATCCCAACCTAGTCCAACCCAATGTGGGTTGTGGGTTCCAAccaccaaaaaataaaataaaaaatatagaaaATCCCTGCAACTCATTGAATTTGATCATTTCATAAATAAACATTCCAGAAAAATTTCAATATaattcttaattttttatttcacaCTTATAAATGAATGCCAAACCAATTAGCACAAAAATTCACACCAAACAATAGTCTAAATCCAATTTATTACATAACCAACTAGTTCAACTAAGTAATTAGAAACTTAAAGAGTTCAGAAAGTTAAATaaagtctatgaaattaaacaAGTAATACAATCATCTTTAGATTTCATCAATCATGACATCATCAATATCAAATTATTCTCCTCCATCTTCTTTCTCTCTCTcttcatcaatatcatctatagCATTTGATCCTTGTTTGGACAACGTTGTTTTAATACTTGCATTATCTTCCTTACCTTTATCTACaaataaaatatacaaaggCGAAGatagttaaaaattaaaatcacaaTAACGGATAACCTGATATATCAACAAAGTCAAGAACATAACTAAaagtttgtaaaaaaaattaccaATAGCATAACCATGTAACCAATTGTGAATGCGAATAAAAGCTTGCACTTTACCTGTGGGTGCAACTTCTATACTTGGTAAGCACTTTACCAATAGCGTAACCATGTAACTTCTATACGTGGTATTTTTCAGGTGGTTTCGGGTTGAGTTAATTTTTGACACCCCTCGACAGtggtattttcataaaaatccatTGGTATCACAAACCACACCAAATTCTGTTACTGTAAGGGGTATTTAGGATTAAACgcttgtcgttttaccaaaagttatagctggtgATAACAATgcaactttaatattttaaaccgtAGTCCGTGCAACAGCTCAGTCTTCACGTTTTGATTGTTCTCCTAGTAGGGGCAATCATTGCACCACACCCGACAATACTctctcaataattgcacttCTTGCATTCAATGAGAATCGAAACTATGATTTTAACTTTTATTCCAATTGTAGGATCGAATGTTTGTCACGTTATCAAAAACTATAGTTGATGGTaacggtgcaactcaaatcttttaaattgtaCAACAAACCAAATGTTATGTTTCGATTGCTC
It encodes:
- the LOC140841680 gene encoding ubiquitin receptor RAD23c-like isoform X5, giving the protein MKIFVKTLKGTHFEIEVKSEDTVVDVKKNIEKVQGSDVYPAAQQMLIHQGQVLKDETTLEENKVAEKSFVVIMLTKNKASSSVPSTKTVAPSTFVRAIQPPNNTQPPIQPVTAAQTPASAIISPQAVSAPAPLAPAPAPPTPAPAPAPAPAPAPPTPAPAPPASSVTDGYGQAASNIVAGSNLETTVQHILEMGCGSWDRDTVVRALRAAYNNPERAIDYLYSGIPEQADVRPVAQTPASGQTVNPSTQATRSAAVPSGGPNSNPLDLFPQGLPSLGSNAGGGTLDFLRGSQQFQTLRAMVRANPQILEPMLQELGKQNPNLVRLIQEHQADFSRLINEPAAEEDGNILEQLGEAMPQAVTVTLEEREAIERLEAMGFDRDLVLEVYFACNKNEELAANYLLDHVHEFED
- the LOC140841680 gene encoding ubiquitin receptor RAD23c-like isoform X2 → MKIFVKTLKGTHFEIEVKSEDTVVDVKKNIEKVQGSDVYPAAQQMLIHQGQVLKDETTLEENKVAEKSFVVIMLTKNKASSSVPSTKTVAPSTFVRAIQPPNNTQPPIQPVTAAQTPASAIISPQAVSAPAPLAPAPAPPTPAPAPAPAPAPAPPTPAPAPAPAPAPAPAPPASSVTDGYGQAASNIVAGSNLETTVQHILEMGCGSWDRDTVVRALRAAYNNPERAIDYLYSGIPEQADVRPVAQTPASGQTVNPSTQATRSAAVPSGGPNSNPLDLFPQGLPSLGSNAGGGTLDFLRGSQQFQTLRAMVRANPQILEPMLQELGKQNPNLVRLIQEHQADFSRLINEPAAEEDGNILEQLGEAMPQAVTVTLEEREAIERLEAMGFDRDLVLEVYFACNKNEELAANYLLDHVHEFED
- the LOC140841680 gene encoding ubiquitin receptor RAD23c-like isoform X4 codes for the protein MKIFVKTLKGTHFEIEVKSEDTVVDVKKNIEKVQGSDVYPAAQQMLIHQGQVLKDETTLEENKVAEKSFVVIMLTKNKASSSVPSTKTVAPSTFVRAIQPPNNTQPPIQPVTAAQTPASAIISPQAVSAPAPLAPAPAPPTPAPAPAPAPAPAPPTPAPAPPASLNSSVTDGYGQAASNIVAGSNLETTVQHILEMGCGSWDRDTVVRALRAAYNNPERAIDYLYSGIPEQADVRPVAQTPASGQTVNPSTQATRSAAVPSGGPNSNPLDLFPQGLPSLGSNAGGGTLDFLRGSQQFQTLRAMVRANPQILEPMLQELGKQNPNLVRLIQEHQADFSRLINEPAAEEDGNILEQLGEAMPQAVTVTLEEREAIERLEAMGFDRDLVLEVYFACNKNEELAANYLLDHVHEFED
- the LOC140841680 gene encoding ubiquitin receptor RAD23d-like isoform X3 produces the protein MKIFVKTLKGTHFEIEVKSEDTVVDVKKNIEKVQGSDVYPAAQQMLIHQGQVLKDETTLEENKVAEKSFVVIMLTKNKASSSVPSTKTVAPSTFIQPPNNTQPPIQPVTAAQTPASAIISPQAVSAPAPLAPAPAPPTPAPAPAPAPAPAPPTPAPAPAPAPAPAPAPPASLNSSVTDGYGQAASNIVAGSNLETTVQHILEMGCGSWDRDTVVRALRAAYNNPERAIDYLYSGIPEQADVRPVAQTPASGQTVNPSTQATRSAAVPSGGPNSNPLDLFPQGLPSLGSNAGGGTLDFLRGSQQFQTLRAMVRANPQILEPMLQELGKQNPNLVRLIQEHQADFSRLINEPAAEEDGNILEQLGEAMPQAVTVTLEEREAIERLEAMGFDRDLVLEVYFACNKNEELAANYLLDHVHEFED
- the LOC140841680 gene encoding ubiquitin receptor RAD23d-like isoform X6, giving the protein MKIFVKTLKGTHFEIEVKSEDTVVDVKKNIEKVQGSDVYPAAQQMLIHQGQVLKDETTLEENKVAEKSFVVIMLTKNKASSSVPSTKTVAPSTFIQPPNNTQPPIQPVTAAQTPASAIISPQAVSAPAPLAPAPAPPTPAPAPAPAPAPAPPTPAPAPAPAPAPAPAPPASSVTDGYGQAASNIVAGSNLETTVQHILEMGCGSWDRDTVVRALRAAYNNPERAIDYLYSGIPEQADVRPVAQTPASGQTVNPSTQATRSAAVPSGGPNSNPLDLFPQGLPSLGSNAGGGTLDFLRGSQQFQTLRAMVRANPQILEPMLQELGKQNPNLVRLIQEHQADFSRLINEPAAEEDGNILEQLGEAMPQAVTVTLEEREAIERLEAMGFDRDLVLEVYFACNKNEELAANYLLDHVHEFED
- the LOC140841680 gene encoding ubiquitin receptor RAD23d-like isoform X1, yielding MKIFVKTLKGTHFEIEVKSEDTVVDVKKNIEKVQGSDVYPAAQQMLIHQGQVLKDETTLEENKVAEKSFVVIMLTKNKASSSVPSTKTVAPSTFVRAIQPPNNTQPPIQPVTAAQTPASAIISPQAVSAPAPLAPAPAPPTPAPAPAPAPAPAPPTPAPAPAPAPAPAPAPPASLNSSVTDGYGQAASNIVAGSNLETTVQHILEMGCGSWDRDTVVRALRAAYNNPERAIDYLYSGIPEQADVRPVAQTPASGQTVNPSTQATRSAAVPSGGPNSNPLDLFPQGLPSLGSNAGGGTLDFLRGSQQFQTLRAMVRANPQILEPMLQELGKQNPNLVRLIQEHQADFSRLINEPAAEEDGNILEQLGEAMPQAVTVTLEEREAIERLEAMGFDRDLVLEVYFACNKNEELAANYLLDHVHEFED